The Marinobacter sp. ANT_B65 genome has a segment encoding these proteins:
- a CDS encoding hemin-degrading factor: MEALATQSEMSLAQRWQQLLEEQPGLRIRNAAEALGVSELELLFSRSDGVQPLKREFGALMSAMDDVGDVMILTRNNQVVHEVTATFKKFTVAGKGAMGLAVGDIDIRVFLNQWAHGYLVTERTGKTTRESLQFFSDHGAALHKIYKTGTTNTDAWDLLLRSYLDNEQPFPELLAAPVREPRADAGTVDVAALSKDWSELKDVHHFHAMLKRNKVDRLTAVELIGAEWVTRLKTSPPETHSPLDQILEQVRSSRCPIMVFVGNPGIVQIFTGTVDNLKRTGPWMNVLDKSFNLHANTHGICDWYVVRRPSADGMVTSVEGYNAQGDIVITLFGKRKPGQPESKDWQREVDRLETALCE, from the coding sequence ATGGAAGCACTGGCGACTCAATCTGAAATGTCTCTTGCCCAGCGCTGGCAGCAACTGCTTGAGGAGCAGCCCGGCCTGCGTATTCGTAACGCAGCTGAAGCTCTCGGTGTCAGCGAACTGGAGCTCTTGTTCAGTCGCAGCGATGGCGTACAGCCATTGAAGCGGGAGTTCGGAGCGCTGATGTCGGCAATGGATGATGTGGGTGATGTGATGATTCTTACCCGCAACAACCAGGTTGTGCATGAAGTAACCGCTACGTTCAAAAAGTTCACGGTGGCCGGAAAAGGGGCCATGGGGCTTGCGGTGGGGGATATTGATATACGGGTATTTCTTAACCAGTGGGCGCACGGCTATCTGGTGACAGAACGTACCGGTAAAACTACCCGGGAAAGCCTGCAGTTTTTCAGCGATCACGGGGCCGCTCTGCACAAGATCTATAAAACGGGCACAACAAATACAGATGCCTGGGATCTTCTTTTGCGAAGCTATCTCGACAACGAACAGCCGTTTCCGGAGCTCTTGGCTGCGCCGGTGCGTGAGCCGCGGGCTGATGCCGGAACGGTCGATGTTGCTGCCCTGAGCAAAGACTGGTCGGAACTCAAAGACGTTCATCATTTCCATGCAATGCTCAAACGCAACAAGGTAGACCGCCTGACGGCGGTTGAGCTGATTGGCGCGGAGTGGGTAACCCGTCTGAAAACCTCCCCCCCGGAGACCCATTCGCCTCTGGATCAGATTCTGGAACAGGTCAGATCCAGCCGCTGTCCGATAATGGTGTTTGTGGGCAACCCCGGGATTGTCCAGATTTTCACCGGGACAGTAGATAACCTGAAGCGCACTGGCCCCTGGATGAATGTACTGGACAAGAGTTTCAACCTGCACGCCAATACCCATGGCATTTGCGACTGGTACGTTGTTCGCAGGCCGTCGGCAGATGGCATGGTGACATCGGTGGAAGGCTATAACGCACAGGGTGACATAGTGATCACCTTGTTTGGAAAGCGTAAACCGGGACAGCCGGAGTCCAAAGACTGGCAGAGGGAAGTTGACAGGCTGGAGACTGCGCTATGCGAATGA
- a CDS encoding TonB-dependent receptor plug domain-containing protein: MCSLVLFSMAMGPEAAYATSYLDELVVTGTRSERTVLDTPVRTEVVTDREIESTHARNLKEALINVPGLQLREIHGKPGYEVWLQGIDADRVLVLVDGMPLSATTGSAIDVSQLAVLDIERIEVVKGAVSAQYGSAAMGGVVNVITRGVDSGVKGTFSADAGTYGDQNPSGEKWDAARYSGRAAVSAGNEQWGVRVSGSSQHSDGIDPEPETWDRPGDEYDRNDATVRVDWQPAENNRLSWSGSVFDENSSSRYSTLPGGTINQGKDEEVRRLRTTLTGDHSDGNGLRGHWALLHEQLSDDTSKYSVAGTFDQREADISISQASGHVESAVGDTHSVQVGADLRHETLEQYKDGVSELASNEEFSRKGYELWAQDTWFVLDNLEIVSGLRGQRDSDFGNHLAPKINARLGFEDGVGFDSFLRAGVGSGYRVPNLKERHYRFDHSELGYIVNGNPDLEAESSVSYQLGIGGHYEKKIWFDVNGFFNDIDELIQTGADQEATDARTDNVQVYSYSNVDQARTWGVESTVGWEISEGWCISAGYTWTETEDVATGYDLNNRPKHQLQVSIDGLTGLQGLSWSVRARNQSSEYVDASQDRKSPAYSSVDFKLNYRLIPELKLFAGIDNLTDTQRDFSDPDDFQPIAGRFLYTGFSMTLGSQ, encoded by the coding sequence CTGGATGAGCTGGTGGTGACCGGAACGCGCAGTGAGCGAACGGTTCTCGACACCCCCGTGCGTACTGAAGTTGTTACTGACAGAGAGATAGAAAGCACCCACGCCCGCAATCTTAAAGAAGCTTTGATTAACGTGCCGGGCCTGCAGTTGCGGGAAATACATGGTAAGCCAGGTTATGAAGTGTGGCTGCAGGGTATTGATGCCGACCGTGTGCTCGTGCTGGTGGATGGCATGCCCCTGAGCGCAACGACTGGCTCTGCTATAGATGTAAGCCAGCTTGCAGTGCTGGATATCGAGCGGATTGAGGTGGTGAAAGGCGCAGTTTCGGCTCAGTACGGCAGTGCAGCTATGGGCGGGGTTGTTAATGTAATTACCCGTGGTGTGGACTCCGGAGTCAAAGGAACCTTCTCTGCTGATGCCGGTACTTACGGTGACCAGAATCCCTCCGGAGAGAAATGGGATGCTGCCCGCTACAGCGGCCGCGCGGCGGTCTCTGCCGGTAATGAACAGTGGGGCGTGCGGGTGTCCGGTTCATCGCAGCACTCTGATGGCATCGACCCGGAGCCGGAAACCTGGGACCGCCCCGGGGATGAGTACGATCGCAACGACGCGACGGTACGAGTGGATTGGCAGCCGGCAGAGAACAACAGGCTTTCCTGGTCAGGTTCGGTATTTGATGAGAATTCCAGTTCCCGGTACAGCACGCTTCCCGGGGGCACCATCAATCAGGGTAAAGACGAAGAAGTGCGTCGTCTCAGAACTACCCTGACTGGCGATCATAGTGATGGCAATGGATTGCGCGGGCATTGGGCATTGCTGCATGAGCAGCTGAGTGATGATACCTCCAAGTATTCTGTCGCTGGCACCTTTGATCAGCGTGAGGCAGATATTTCCATCTCCCAGGCTTCCGGACATGTCGAATCTGCGGTGGGCGACACACACAGTGTCCAGGTTGGCGCAGACCTGAGGCATGAAACGCTTGAACAGTACAAGGACGGTGTCTCAGAGCTTGCCAGCAACGAAGAATTTTCCAGGAAGGGGTATGAACTTTGGGCACAGGATACCTGGTTTGTGTTGGACAACCTGGAGATCGTCAGCGGCCTGCGTGGGCAGCGGGATTCGGACTTTGGTAATCATCTGGCTCCCAAGATCAATGCCCGTCTTGGTTTTGAAGATGGCGTGGGGTTTGACAGTTTTCTGCGAGCAGGTGTGGGTTCAGGCTATCGTGTTCCCAACCTGAAAGAGCGTCACTACCGTTTTGACCACAGTGAGTTGGGGTACATCGTTAATGGTAACCCCGACCTGGAAGCCGAATCATCTGTTAGCTATCAACTGGGTATTGGCGGCCATTATGAAAAGAAGATTTGGTTTGATGTAAACGGTTTTTTCAATGATATCGATGAGCTGATTCAAACCGGTGCAGACCAGGAGGCAACGGATGCGCGCACGGACAATGTTCAGGTCTACAGCTACAGCAACGTTGATCAGGCCCGTACATGGGGCGTTGAGTCGACAGTAGGTTGGGAAATCTCCGAAGGCTGGTGCATATCTGCCGGGTATACCTGGACCGAAACAGAAGATGTGGCAACGGGCTATGACCTCAATAACCGCCCAAAACACCAGCTGCAGGTTTCTATAGATGGCCTGACAGGTTTGCAGGGCTTGTCATGGTCTGTAAGAGCCCGTAACCAGAGCTCTGAATACGTTGATGCCTCTCAGGATAGAAAATCCCCCGCTTATAGCTCTGTCGATTTCAAGCTCAATTACCGGCTCATCCCTGAACTAAAGTTGTTTGCGGGCATAGACAACCTTACTGACACCCAGCGCGACTTTTCCGATCCTGACGACTTCCAGCCCATTGCCGGTAGATTTCTCTATACCGGTTTCTCTATGACTCTTGGCAGCCAATGA
- a CDS encoding HmuY family protein, which yields MAQHKLKYLAPALGLMMTACGGGSENKMAGETGEGGAEDKDYSQQVIDAMTETRYLNLATGETVASDGDWHLAFNRTSVLLNSGDSGNGSVAGAVGDEQAEFYDVAGDPDLNKFIGATADGELDHLKDSFPVPESWTSDGVVYAFGDGWSVYGEGGVISEVPDIGYLVRSAEGDSYARMRIMDFNFPTRSGGGIESFDLEFEVQSAGTTQLSGTTIHFNEPQGYDGGDACFDFDANAAVDCSTSDTWDVLVGFSDREWYLKTNSGPSGSGQGGALGPIPWSELSAYTSATIDNATGESLAQAYSSDSTGGLFTDNGWYAYNLQGAHKLWPNFRVYLIDSDSEDASAPVYAVQIINYYGADGNSGQPEIRWKEISLTTGEN from the coding sequence ATGGCTCAGCACAAACTGAAGTACCTGGCGCCCGCCCTTGGTCTGATGATGACCGCGTGTGGCGGTGGCAGTGAAAACAAGATGGCCGGAGAAACAGGCGAAGGGGGGGCGGAAGATAAGGATTACAGTCAGCAAGTGATTGATGCAATGACTGAAACCCGGTATCTGAACCTGGCAACCGGAGAGACGGTTGCCAGTGATGGCGATTGGCACCTGGCCTTCAATCGCACCAGCGTGTTGCTTAACTCCGGGGATTCTGGGAATGGCAGTGTTGCGGGCGCTGTGGGGGATGAGCAGGCGGAGTTTTACGATGTCGCCGGTGACCCGGATCTTAACAAGTTTATTGGCGCAACAGCGGATGGCGAGCTTGATCATCTCAAGGATTCATTTCCTGTGCCCGAAAGCTGGACGTCTGATGGCGTGGTCTATGCGTTTGGAGATGGCTGGTCGGTATATGGAGAGGGAGGCGTTATTTCAGAGGTTCCCGATATAGGGTATCTGGTTCGTTCCGCTGAAGGGGACAGCTATGCCCGAATGCGGATTATGGATTTTAATTTTCCGACCAGATCCGGTGGTGGTATTGAGAGCTTCGACCTGGAATTTGAAGTTCAGAGTGCTGGAACCACGCAACTCTCAGGTACAACGATACATTTCAATGAGCCGCAAGGGTATGACGGCGGCGATGCCTGTTTCGATTTCGACGCCAATGCAGCGGTCGACTGTTCAACTTCGGATACCTGGGATGTTCTGGTCGGTTTTTCTGATCGTGAGTGGTATCTCAAAACCAACAGTGGGCCGTCCGGGTCTGGGCAGGGTGGAGCACTTGGCCCGATTCCCTGGTCAGAGTTATCAGCATACACGAGCGCAACGATTGACAATGCAACAGGTGAATCTCTTGCCCAGGCCTACTCATCAGACTCTACGGGCGGCCTGTTCACAGATAACGGCTGGTACGCCTATAACCTTCAGGGAGCCCATAAACTATGGCCCAACTTCCGTGTATATCTCATCGACAGTGACTCCGAAGATGCTTCGGCGCCGGTATACGCAGTGCAGATTATCAATTACTACGGGGCTGACGGTAACAGTGGCCAGCCTGAAATCCGTTGGAAAGAAATCAGCCTGACAACCGGGGAGAATTGA